The following coding sequences lie in one Biomphalaria glabrata chromosome 18, xgBioGlab47.1, whole genome shotgun sequence genomic window:
- the LOC106053291 gene encoding beta-1,3-galactosyltransferase 1-like, producing the protein MRMGPSQIRLFILTVLLVSIIANLCLLFRTQGDGTVVVSFRDEEEKIRWEAKQMVLRLVDKYDLSSRETAKALVFDSLMTCVFDKFQIDSSKKTSGNFSLLDQLETVTLQKWTKKLESDIAVKNSVIDFLSQPIVNNFSFTYVNNPKNVCSTDVPEVLLVVPSAPENFENRVKVRRSGRGMYTMNVNNRARLLFFVGKPANNNRTLQSKVNDEAYVYGDIVQMDFVDVYRNILLKAVSMLKWAATYCPKATYVIRTDDDVKVDVQQLLKVLKRKSEQYENFILGDKKVSWEVVRSNTSKYFVSQQEYLPSTLPPFALGGLLGYPSSTVSLLYQAALRLKPLWLDDVFITGMCAPKVGVLLLDDPDFVFTHHDW; encoded by the coding sequence ATGCGAATGGGACCTTCTCAAATCCGACTTTTCATCCTCACTGTACTCCTGGTCTCCATCATAGCCAACCTGTGCTTGCTGTTCAGGACCCAGGGAGATGGCACTGTGGTGGTCTCTTTCCGGGACGAAGAAGAGAAGATCCGCTGGGAGGCCAAGCAGATGGTGCTCAGGCTAGTGGACAAGTACGACCTTTCGTCCAGGGAAACGGCTAAGGCCTTGGTTTTTGACTCTCTGATGACTTGCGTTTTTGATAAGTTTCAAATTGACTCCTCGAAAAAAACTTCTGGGAACTTTTCACTTTTGGACCAGCTAGAAACAGTCACTTTGCAGAAGTGGACTAAAAAGCTGGAATCGGATATTGCGGTGAAAAATTCCGTAATCGATTTCTTGTCTCAGCCTATCGTTAATAACTTCTCGTTCACCTACGTCAACAACCCTAAAAACGTCTGCTCAACGGATGTACCGGAAGTGCTCCTAGTCGTCCCGTCGGCGCCGGAAAATTTCGAGAACAGGGTCAAGGTCAGGAGAAGCGGAAGGGGGATGTACACGATGAACGTCAACAACAGAGCCAGGCTGCTCTTTTTCGTGGGCAAGCCGGCCAACAACAACCGGACGCTGCAGAGTAAGGTCAACGACGAGGCGTACGTCTACGGCGACATAGTCCAGATGGACTTCGTCGACGTGTACCGGAACATCCTGCTCAAGGCCGTGTCCATGCTCAAGTGGGCGGCCACGTACTGCCCGAAGGCCACCTACGTCATCCGCACGGACGATGACGTGAAGGTGGACGTCCAGCAGCTGCTGAAGGTCCTGAAGCGGAAGAGCGAGCAGTACGAGAACTTCATCCTGGGCGACAAGAAGGTCAGCTGGGAGGTGGTCAGAAGCAACACCAGCAAGTACTTCGTCTCCCAGCAGGAGTACCTCCCCAGCACTTTGCCCCCGTTCGCCCTAGGCGGCCTCCTGGGCTACCCCAGCAGCACCGTCTCCCTCCTGTACCAGGCAGCACTCAGACTCAAACCCCTGTGGCTGGACGACGTCTTCATCACGGGGATGTGCGCCCCAAAAGTGGGCGTGCTTTTACTAGACGATCCTGATTTCGTGTTCACGCATCATGACTGGTGA